One segment of Sinorhizobium sp. BG8 DNA contains the following:
- a CDS encoding DUF1007 family protein — protein MKGRQRTHEPSYHALAGLAWLAPVAALAHPHIFAEARLEIVAGEDGTISELRNVWRFDDMFSSSVILDFDKNSNAKLDPDELAEVGQTVLESLEEFNYYTSITEDGKDIKVAKPDVINVDFKDGQLLMFFSVKPAEPMPLKGKLTFGVYDPTMYAAMDFANDDDMTVLGDKFDACTHKVVRPDPDEVLAENQSTLTDAFWNDPTGTDMSKLFATRIEITC, from the coding sequence ATCAAAGGGCGTCAGCGAACGCATGAACCATCGTACCATGCTCTTGCCGGGCTCGCCTGGCTTGCTCCGGTGGCCGCCCTCGCCCACCCGCATATCTTCGCCGAAGCCCGGCTCGAGATCGTCGCAGGCGAGGACGGGACGATTTCCGAACTGCGCAACGTCTGGCGGTTCGACGACATGTTCTCCTCGAGCGTGATTCTCGATTTCGACAAGAACAGCAATGCGAAGCTCGATCCGGACGAGCTCGCAGAGGTCGGCCAGACGGTTCTCGAGTCGCTGGAGGAGTTCAACTACTACACCTCGATCACCGAGGACGGGAAAGACATCAAGGTCGCAAAGCCGGACGTGATAAACGTCGACTTCAAGGATGGGCAGCTCCTGATGTTCTTCAGCGTCAAGCCTGCGGAACCGATGCCCCTGAAGGGCAAGCTTACCTTCGGCGTCTACGATCCGACGATGTATGCCGCGATGGACTTTGCCAATGACGACGACATGACGGTCCTCGGCGACAAGTTCGACGCCTGCACGCACAAGGTCGTCCGGCCGGACCCGGACGAGGTTCTCGCGGAAAACCAGTCAACCCTCACCGATGCCTTCTGGAACGATCCGACGGGCACCGACATGTCCAAGCTCTTCGCCACGAGGATCGAAATCACATGCTGA
- a CDS encoding LysR family transcriptional regulator encodes MDTLTRIRAFIDVVDAEGFSAASRKMGRSKALLSKYVRELEDDLGALLLNRTTRQFSLTEAGHTYYRTASEILKEIDNLADLVREKNTDLKGTLKISAPRTFVDADIGQSLVDFGRAHPELSLEIVAEDRFVDLVEEGFDVAVRITRLEDSALIARKLGDFHLKICASPDFIERTGAITHPNDLARLPCILDTNGRSYSNWRFVDEKGAGFSVPVSGHIEVNSPMTAIRAAESGLGVAQVPEFIASSRLASGSVVSLLEDFLPTDRGIYAIYPHRRYLPAKVRTFVDFLHGWFRRFPSTGG; translated from the coding sequence ATGGATACCTTGACCCGCATTCGGGCCTTCATCGATGTCGTGGACGCCGAGGGGTTTTCAGCCGCCTCGCGCAAGATGGGCCGCTCGAAGGCGCTCCTTTCCAAGTACGTCCGGGAACTCGAGGACGACCTCGGTGCGCTGCTTCTGAACCGCACGACACGCCAGTTCTCGCTGACCGAGGCGGGCCATACCTACTACCGCACCGCGTCCGAGATCCTGAAGGAAATAGACAACCTCGCCGACCTCGTGCGGGAGAAGAACACGGACCTCAAGGGGACGCTGAAGATCTCGGCGCCGCGCACCTTCGTCGATGCCGACATCGGCCAGTCGCTCGTCGATTTCGGGCGGGCGCACCCGGAACTGTCGCTCGAGATTGTCGCCGAGGACCGCTTCGTCGATCTGGTCGAGGAAGGCTTCGACGTGGCGGTGCGCATCACCCGGCTGGAAGATTCGGCGCTGATTGCCCGCAAGCTCGGTGACTTCCACCTGAAGATCTGCGCCTCGCCCGATTTCATCGAACGGACCGGCGCGATCACCCACCCGAACGATCTGGCGCGCCTTCCCTGCATTCTCGACACCAATGGGCGCTCCTACAGCAATTGGCGCTTCGTCGACGAGAAGGGCGCCGGCTTCAGCGTTCCGGTCAGCGGCCACATCGAGGTCAACAGCCCGATGACGGCGATCCGCGCCGCCGAAAGCGGCCTCGGCGTAGCCCAGGTGCCGGAATTCATCGCATCGAGCCGGCTTGCGTCAGGTTCTGTGGTGTCCCTGCTCGAGGACTTCCTGCCCACCGATCGCGGCATCTACGCGATCTACCCGCACCGCCGCTACCTGCCGGCCAAGGTCCGCACCTTCGTCGATTTCCTTCACGGCTGGTTTCGCCGTTTCCCTTCCACCGGCGGCTGA